A stretch of Aedes aegypti strain LVP_AGWG chromosome 2, AaegL5.0 Primary Assembly, whole genome shotgun sequence DNA encodes these proteins:
- the LOC5569876 gene encoding zinc finger protein 791, whose product MASIVVKSEPKSWENYPPECRLCMSQESLGDIFMEEGLLQWILDYLVIAVSRQDRISQAICDICRIQLAEFHRFRIRCQDVQSVLQSMILARNNDGQQVTRDGTRVVIKTEPKTWESFRAVCRLCMGVESLGCIFKQEGLHQLILDYLMIVVSREDGISQAICALCRLQLTEFHQFRIRCQDVQNVLHSMMLGEDECEELVQPISSCSKLEYEPSFGLDLVAGGNELGTKPIIEKCDHLEPTMKNIPKQEQSMCFVEEPMPIEHVNLKSEPPEEDNSCSDEQEYETEMQSAMVQIPLDIIQKHERRTPTTINYETEQPNEPQDAIVIEEVKVEPHEKEDAPIPKVQQFPCNLCDRVCTSKNKLKRHKQIVHGPRVHACEICNFKASLHRDLRKHLRTKQHFNKLHASLGNDAFTVPVGSKKESETADKPNVKVENDQSVGKEDGDTCTTEEPSPERKGPIGDESLQTIEGHNDEKQLQCDICHKMFAMDRKKLLDHKWYVHGYNEYECPICGRPFSLRHRMLDHIRTHDGPRHRGKRKDQDHLAKPFKCEVCEMEFRLKKTFNYHRRQKHGLTEIVCNICGKPFAYPYQLKEHMDQNDHNRVARRQQGVKRSETDSEDLDIRFKCAICQKLFKREGSLYAHQKMKHEEKPHACSVCDKPYAFQCQLRVHMKSHENPRKRKIRAEKSEVVIRVEGDGPLTRARSSKIQTEECGQAEDESNVE is encoded by the exons ATCCCGCCAAGATCGTATTAGTCAAGCTATTTGCGATATCTGTCGAATACAGCTGGCAGAGTTCCATCGGTTCCGAATTCGTTGCCAGGATGTGCAAAGCGTATTGCAATCCATGATCCTGGCACGAAACAATGATGGTCAACAAGTTACTAGAGACGGGACGCGAGTCGTAATCAAAACCGAGCCGAAAACTTGGGAAAGCTTCCGTGCAGTTTGTCGACTATGTATGGGCGTAGAATCGCTTGGCTGCATATTCAAGCAAGAGGGTCTTCATCAATTGATATTAGACTACCTTATGATTGTG GTATCCCGGGAAGATGGCATCAGTCAAGCCATCTGCGCTCTCTGTAGATTACAGCTTACAGAGTTCCACCAGTTCCGAATCCGTTGTCAGGATGTGCAGAACGTTTTGCACTCCATGATGTTGGGTGAAGATGAATGTGAGGAACTAGTCCAGCCTATCAGTAGTTGTTCGAAACTTGAGTATGAACCTTCATTTGGGTTGGATCTCGTTGCAGGAGGGAACGAACTTGGAACCAAACCAATAATTGAGAAGTG TGACCATTTGGAACCAACCATGAAAAATATCCCGAAGCAAGAACAAAGTATGTGTTTCGTGGAAGAACCAATGCCTATTGAACACGTAAACTTGAAAAGTGAACCACCCGAGGAAGACAACTCTTGTTCCGATGAACAAGAATACGAAACAGAAATGCAATCAGCTATGGTACAAATTCCACTGGACATCATACAAAAGCACGAAAGAAGGACCCCTACAACGATAAATTATGAAACTGAACAACCAAATGAGCCGCAAGATGCGATTGTCATAGAGGAAGTAAAGGTTGAGCCACACGAAAAAGAGGATGCACCCATACCAAAAGTTCAGCAATTTCCGTGCAATCTATGCGATAGGGTGTGCACCTCCAAGAATAAGCTCAAGCGTCACAAACAGATAGTTCACGGACCGAGGGTTCACGCGTGCGAGATTTGCAACTTCAAAGCATCCTTACA TAGGGATCTGAGAAAGCATTTACGCACCAAGCAACATTTCAACAAACTGCATGCTTCACTCGGAAACGATGCTTTCACAGTTCCGGTAGGCAGCAAAAAAGAAAGCGAAACTGCAGACAAACCCAACGTGAAGGTAGAGAATGATCAATCGGTTGGTAAGGAAGATGGGGACACTTGTACTACTGAAGAACCTTCCCCAGAGCGTAAAGGGCCTATTGGTGATGAATCTTTGCAAACAATCGAAGGGCACAATGATGAGAAACAGCTGCAGTGTGATATCTGCCATAAAATGTTCGCCATGGACAGAAAGAAATTGTTGGACCACAAGTGGTACGTCCACGGGTACAACGAATATGAGTGTCCCATATGCGGAAGGCCCTTTTCGTTGCG ACATCGAATGCTAGATCATATACGTACGCATGATGGTCCGCGCCATCGAGGAAAGCGGAAAGACCAAGATCATCTTGCCAAACCGTTCAAGTGTGAAGTATGCGAGATGGAATTCCGTCTCAAGAAGACCTTCAATTACCACCGAAGGCAAAAGCATGGACTAACTGAAATCGTTTGCAATATTTGTGGAAAGCCGTTCGCTTATCC gtaCCAACTGAAGGAGCATATGGATCAAAATGATCACAATCGTGTCGCTCGTCGTCAACAGGGAGTCAAGAGATCTGAAACAGACAGCGAAGACCTTGACATACGATTCAAGTGCGCCATCTGCCAGAAGTTGTTCAAACGCGAAGGTTCACTATATGCTCACCAGAAAATGAAACACGAGGAAAAACCTCACGCGTGCTCCGTCTGCGACAAGCCGTATGCCTTTCA GTGTCAGCTCAGGGTGCACATGAAAAGTCACGAAAATCCACGAAAACGAAAAATACGGGCAGAGAAGTCTGAAGTAGTCATTCGTGTTGAAGGTGATGGACCGTTGACCAGGGCTAGAAGTTCTAAAATTCAGACAGAGGAATGTGGCCAGGCTGAGGATGAATCCAATGTCGAATAA
- the LOC110677087 gene encoding zinc finger protein 782-like, whose protein sequence is MRTHNPIHERQEEITGDTFKCDVCQKAFSNKNALGNHKIYVHGPRKYKCEICGFAFRVRCRLMKHMQGHERKRQKSQPQNTSREIYEDISFKPDQAEHSDNNLQPSKELAKLSSIRSSQRIEKKQSRNYQLDKSGRNCSKKSINGNRQIRRTHSCSKCDKQFTSEAKLKQHARAKHLEDNTKNEHLELDGEASNVVDGTWSEEEEVIIKFEVEEIKLEPE, encoded by the exons ATGCGAACGCATAATCCCATTCACGAACGCCAAGAGGAAATCACTGGCGATACGTTCAAGTGTGACGTGTGTCAAAAAGCGTTCAGCAACAAAAATGCTTTAGGCAATCACAAGATTTACGTTCACGGACCGAGGAAGTACAAGTGCGAAATTTGCGGGTTTGCCTTCCGAGTACG ATGCAGATTGATGAAGCATATGCAGGGACACGAACGAAAGAGACAGAAGAGTCAACCACAGAACACATCTCGGGAAATTTATGAGGACATTTCCTTCAAACCTGATCAAGCGGAACATTCAGATAACAACCTCCAACCTTCAAAGGAACTTGCCAAATTGAGTTCTATAAGATCTTCTCAGCGGATTGAAAAGAAACAGTCGCGCAATTATCAACTTGATAAGTCTGGAAG aaactgttcgAAGAAAAGCATCAACggaaatcgtcagattcgtaGGACCCATTCCTGCTCGAAATGCGACAAACAATTCACATCAGAAGCGAAACTGAAGCAGCATGCCAGGGCAAAGCATCTGGAGGACAACACAAAGAATGAACATCTTGAACTAGATGGTGAAGCGTCCAACGTGGTAGATGGTACTTGGTCGGAGGAAGAGGAAGTCATTATCAAGTTCGAAGTAGAAGAGATAAAACTTGAGCCAGAATGA
- the LOC110677088 gene encoding zinc finger protein 583-like yields the protein MAKFTIETKGNIFNNSSQICRLCMSKESLSDMYKEYGLHQWIEDYLSIMVSVEDNMSKLICAICRTRLTEFHQFRSRCQDVQGILLSMNRTSGIETEHTGEQPVKDPVMSKVEQSDLPVQCEVCYKVFKTNKQLFNHNRIHRPKKHKCIQCGKSFVRREHLDKHIKIHVEKIEEKSEQTDSTKICVAIPTADIELSAEEPYHPRLPVLQPNAVKLEPPDNDSTDVAHLDHQEIHTEGRLVEDLEDMIDIEEMKVENRSDSDEVTPSDAPKDTISTKGKSVEKLFKCDLCPKSFRLKCRLGFHKQYTHGTKQHECPICGRPFGFRHHMEQHIRTHESIQERQRLDTEQGNSRPFQCDLCQKTFKAQKALAHHKRYRHGPKTHECHICGFQFTLACRLAKHLRSHSRRRESKEDFQKDTAIKLK from the exons ATGGCAAAATTTACCATTGAAACTAAAGGCAACATTTTCAACAACTCATCTCAGATTTGTCGTCTGTGCATGAGTAAAGAATCACTGAGTGATATGTATAAGGAATATGGGCTACATCAATGGATAGAGGACTATCTCTCGATCATG gtGTCTGTTGAGGATAACATGAGCAAACTAATATGCGCTATCTGTCGAACTCGGTTGACtgaatttcatcaatttcggaGTCGTTGTCAAGATGTACAGGGTATTCTGCTATCCATGAATCGCACTAGTGGCATTGAAACGGAACATACTGGCGAACAACCTGTGAAAGACCCGGTCATGAGCAAAGTCGAGCAAAGCGATCTACCAGTCCAGTGTGAAGTGTGCTATAAGGTGTTCAAGACCAATAAGCAACTGTTTAATCACAACAGAATTCATCGGCCGAAGAAGCACAAATGCATACAATGTGGGAAGTCGTTTGTTAGACG TGAACATTTGGATAAACATATAAAGATACATGTGGAAAAAATAGAGGAAAAGTCTGAGCAAACGGATTCGACCAAAATCTGTGTAGCGATTCCAACTGCTGATATAGAACTCTCTGCTGAAGAACCTTATCATCCTCGGTTACCTGTACTGCAACCAAATGCTGTAAAACTAGAGCCACCTGATAATGATTCAACTGATGTAGCTCATCTAGATCACCAAGAAATCCATACTGAAGGCAGACTAGTGGAAGACCTTGAGGATATGATTGACATAGAGGAAATGAAAGTAGAAAATCGTTCAGATTCCGATGAAGTAACACCGAGTGACGCGCCAAAAGATACAATTTCAACTAAGGGAAAAAGCGTTGAAAAGTTGTTCAAGTGCGATTTATGCCCAAAGTCGTTTAGGCTCAAATGTAGACTAGGATTCCACAAACAGTACACACACGGCACAAAGCAACACGAGTGTCCTATTTGTGGAAGGCCGTTTGGATTTCG GCACCATATGGAACAGCACATCCGAACGCACGAATCAATTCAAGAACGCCAACGACTTGATACAGAACAGGGCAATTCCAGACCATTCCAGTGCGATTTGTGTCAGAAGACATTCAAAGCCCAGAAAGCACTAGCGCACCATAAGCGATACAGGCATGGACCGAAAACGCACGAGTGTCACATCTGCGGTTTCCAGTTCACGTTGGC GTGTCGCTTGGCAAAGCATTTACGAAGTCACAGTCGAAGACGCGAGAGCAAAGAAGATTTCCAAAAGGATACagcaataaaactaaaataa